In a genomic window of Bordetella petrii:
- a CDS encoding cold-shock protein: protein METGVVKWFNSEKGYGFITPEAGGKDLFAHFSEIQANGFKSLEENQRVSFVTANGPKGPQATKIQVL from the coding sequence ATGGAAACCGGCGTTGTTAAGTGGTTCAACTCGGAAAAAGGCTACGGCTTCATCACCCCGGAAGCGGGTGGCAAGGATTTGTTCGCGCATTTCTCGGAAATCCAGGCCAATGGCTTCAAGTCGCTGGAAGAAAACCAGCGCGTCAGCTTCGTGACGGCGAATGGCCCCAAGGGTCCGCAAGCAACGAAGATCCAGGTGCTGTAA
- a CDS encoding DUF2513 domain-containing protein, protein MQRDFDLVVTILGELRDADTAALSRADIEAAVHASMPDAPPAASIAHHLDILADAGLIAAAAAPDGDLAGAAWRLTWKGHDALDQQDDDEDEEDEDDN, encoded by the coding sequence ATGCAACGGGATTTTGATCTGGTGGTGACAATATTGGGCGAATTGCGCGATGCCGATACCGCCGCGCTGTCGCGGGCCGACATCGAGGCGGCGGTGCACGCCAGCATGCCGGATGCGCCGCCCGCGGCGTCGATCGCGCATCACCTTGACATCCTGGCCGACGCCGGGCTGATTGCGGCGGCGGCTGCGCCCGATGGCGACCTGGCGGGCGCGGCATGGCGCCTGACCTGGAAAGGCCACGATGCGCTCGACCAGCAGGATGACGACGAGGACGAAGAAGACGAAGACGACAACTGA
- the dapC gene encoding succinyldiaminopimelate transaminase, producing MNPRLDALHPYPFTKLRALLESAGPAPDGLAPIDLSIGEPKHAAPACVAQALCDKLAGLSVYPATKGEPALRAAIAQWLARRYSIPAPDADTQVLPVLGSREALFAFAQTVVDASANQPLVVCPNPFYQIYEGAALLAGAQPHYVNADPARNFGCDWQSVPAGVWQRTQLVFVCSPGNPAGNVMSLDDWRALFELSDRHGFAIASDECYSEIYFDEGNAPLGALQAARRLGRDDYKNLVVFSSLSKRSNVPGLRSGFVAGDAALMARFLLYRTYHGSAMSPIVSAASIAAWNDETHVRENRALYREKFAAVVPQLQPVLDVEYPQASFYLWVPVPGPDTAFARDLYARTGVTVLPGSFLAREAHGTNPGQGRIRIALVAPLAQCVEAAGRIAQFARTTL from the coding sequence ATGAACCCGCGTCTCGATGCCCTGCATCCCTATCCCTTCACAAAACTGCGCGCGCTGCTCGAATCGGCCGGCCCCGCGCCCGACGGCCTGGCGCCCATCGATCTGTCGATCGGCGAGCCCAAGCACGCCGCGCCCGCCTGCGTGGCGCAGGCGCTGTGCGACAAGCTCGCGGGCCTGTCCGTGTATCCGGCCACCAAGGGCGAGCCCGCGCTGCGCGCGGCCATTGCGCAGTGGCTGGCACGGCGCTACAGCATCCCCGCCCCCGATGCCGACACCCAGGTGCTGCCGGTGCTGGGCTCGCGCGAGGCGCTGTTCGCGTTCGCCCAGACCGTGGTCGACGCCAGCGCCAACCAACCCCTGGTGGTGTGCCCGAATCCGTTCTACCAGATCTACGAAGGCGCGGCGCTACTGGCCGGCGCCCAGCCCCATTACGTCAACGCCGATCCGGCCCGCAATTTCGGCTGCGACTGGCAGAGCGTGCCCGCCGGCGTCTGGCAGCGCACCCAGCTGGTGTTTGTGTGCTCGCCCGGCAACCCGGCCGGCAACGTGATGTCGCTCGACGACTGGCGGGCGCTGTTCGAGCTGTCTGACCGCCATGGCTTCGCCATTGCCTCTGACGAGTGCTATTCCGAAATCTATTTCGACGAAGGCAATGCGCCGCTCGGCGCGCTGCAGGCGGCCCGCCGCCTGGGGCGCGACGACTACAAGAACCTGGTGGTGTTTTCCAGCCTGTCCAAGCGCTCGAACGTGCCCGGGCTGCGCTCGGGCTTCGTGGCCGGCGACGCTGCCCTGATGGCCCGCTTCCTGCTGTACCGTACGTATCATGGCAGCGCCATGAGCCCCATCGTGTCGGCGGCCAGCATTGCCGCCTGGAACGACGAAACGCACGTGCGCGAGAACCGCGCCCTGTACCGCGAGAAATTCGCCGCGGTCGTGCCGCAATTGCAGCCGGTGCTCGATGTCGAGTACCCGCAGGCTTCGTTCTACCTGTGGGTGCCCGTGCCCGGCCCGGACACGGCATTTGCCCGCGACCTCTACGCCCGCACCGGCGTAACCGTCCTGCCCGGCAGCTTCCTGGCGCGCGAAGCGCATGGAACCAATCCCGGCCAGGGCCGCATCCGTATCGCGCTGGTGGCGCCGCTGGCGCAATGCGTCGAAGCCGCCGGCCGCATTGCCCAGTTTGCCCGCACTACGCTTTGA
- the dapD gene encoding 2,3,4,5-tetrahydropyridine-2,6-dicarboxylate N-succinyltransferase — MTLDLQTTIENAWENRTNLSPVDATAEVREAVEQTIAALDLGRLRVAEKTEAGWIVHQWIKKAVLLSFRLQDNAIMGQAPMQFYDKVPLKFAEYGDTAFQHGGYRVVPPAVARRGAFIARNVVLMPSYVNIGAYVDEGTMVDTWATVGSCAQIGKNVHLSGGVGIGGVLEPLQANPTIIEDNCFIGARSEVVEGVVVEENSVLAMGVFLSQSTKIYDRATGKVTYGRVPSGSVVVPGSLPSEDGSHSLVCAVIVKRVDAQTRAKTSINDLLRA, encoded by the coding sequence ATGACTCTCGATCTGCAGACCACCATTGAAAACGCCTGGGAAAACCGGACCAACCTGTCGCCCGTCGACGCCACCGCGGAAGTGCGCGAAGCGGTCGAACAAACCATCGCCGCGCTGGACCTGGGCCGCCTGCGCGTGGCCGAGAAGACTGAGGCTGGCTGGATCGTGCACCAGTGGATCAAAAAGGCGGTGCTGCTGTCGTTCCGGCTGCAAGACAATGCCATCATGGGCCAGGCTCCCATGCAGTTCTACGACAAGGTACCCCTCAAGTTCGCCGAATACGGCGACACCGCCTTCCAGCACGGCGGCTACCGCGTGGTGCCGCCGGCCGTGGCGCGCCGCGGCGCCTTCATCGCCCGCAACGTGGTGCTGATGCCGTCGTACGTGAACATCGGCGCCTATGTCGACGAAGGCACCATGGTCGACACCTGGGCCACCGTGGGCTCGTGCGCGCAAATCGGCAAGAACGTGCACCTGTCGGGCGGCGTGGGCATCGGCGGCGTGCTCGAGCCGCTGCAGGCCAACCCCACCATCATCGAAGACAACTGCTTCATCGGCGCGCGCTCGGAAGTCGTCGAAGGCGTGGTCGTGGAAGAAAACTCGGTGCTGGCGATGGGCGTGTTCCTGTCGCAAAGCACCAAGATCTACGATCGCGCCACCGGCAAGGTCACCTATGGCCGCGTGCCGTCGGGCTCGGTGGTGGTGCCCGGCTCGCTGCCGTCCGAAGACGGCTCGCACAGCCTGGTGTGCGCCGTGATCGTCAAGCGCGTCGACGCCCAGACCCGCGCCAAGACCAGCATCAACGACCTGCTGAGGGCCTGA
- the dapE gene encoding succinyl-diaminopimelate desuccinylase, whose protein sequence is MTADSAVLALVRELIARPSVTPDDVDCQLLLAQRLEHAGFRCETIARGDVTNLWARRGNAGPLVVFAGHTDVVPPGPRDKWDSDPFVPTERDGYLYGRGAADMKSSIAAFVVAAEEFTAAHPGHDGSIALLLTSDEEGPAVDGTVIVCDELRARGEQPDYCIVGEPTSGDVLGDTCKNGRRGSLSGRLTVKGIQGHVAYPHLARNPVHQLAPALAEMAATEWDRGNEYFPPTTFQVSNLRAGTGATNVVPGEAVVLFNFRFSTASTPEGLKQRVHALLDKHGLEYELDWELGGEPFLTPRGPLTDALVAAIRAETGVAAELSTTGGTSDGRFIAKICPQVIEFGPCNATIHKVNERIELASLEPLKNIYRRTLENLLLPR, encoded by the coding sequence ATGACTGCCGACAGCGCCGTACTCGCGCTCGTGCGCGAGCTGATCGCCCGCCCTTCCGTCACGCCCGACGACGTCGACTGCCAGCTGTTGCTGGCACAGCGCCTGGAGCACGCGGGCTTCCGCTGCGAAACCATCGCGCGCGGCGACGTCACCAACCTGTGGGCCCGGCGCGGCAACGCGGGGCCACTGGTGGTGTTCGCCGGCCACACCGATGTCGTGCCTCCCGGCCCGCGCGACAAATGGGACAGCGATCCGTTCGTGCCCACTGAACGCGACGGCTACCTGTATGGCCGCGGCGCGGCCGACATGAAAAGCTCGATCGCCGCGTTCGTGGTGGCGGCCGAGGAATTCACGGCGGCCCATCCTGGCCACGACGGCTCGATCGCCCTGCTGCTCACTTCCGACGAAGAAGGCCCGGCGGTCGATGGCACGGTCATCGTCTGCGATGAACTGCGCGCGCGCGGCGAGCAGCCCGACTACTGCATCGTGGGCGAGCCGACGTCCGGCGACGTACTGGGCGATACCTGCAAGAACGGCCGACGCGGCTCGCTGTCGGGCCGCCTTACCGTCAAGGGAATCCAGGGCCACGTCGCTTATCCGCACCTGGCGCGCAACCCGGTGCACCAACTGGCGCCCGCCCTGGCCGAAATGGCGGCCACCGAATGGGATCGCGGCAACGAGTACTTCCCGCCCACCACTTTCCAGGTGTCCAACCTGCGGGCCGGCACGGGCGCCACCAATGTGGTGCCGGGCGAAGCCGTGGTGCTGTTCAACTTCCGTTTCTCTACGGCCAGCACGCCCGAAGGCCTCAAGCAGCGCGTGCATGCGCTGCTCGACAAGCACGGCCTGGAATACGAGCTGGACTGGGAACTGGGCGGCGAGCCCTTCCTGACCCCGCGCGGCCCGCTGACCGATGCGCTGGTCGCTGCCATCCGCGCCGAAACCGGAGTGGCGGCCGAGCTGTCGACCACCGGCGGCACTTCCGACGGCCGCTTCATCGCCAAGATCTGCCCGCAGGTCATCGAGTTCGGCCCATGCAACGCCACCATCCACAAGGTGAACGAGCGCATCGAGCTGGCGTCGCTGGAGCCCCTGAAGAACATTTACCGGCGCACGCTGGAAAACCTGCTGCTGCCGCGCTGA
- the prmB gene encoding 50S ribosomal protein L3 N(5)-glutamine methyltransferase, protein MPTSSRPELQTLRDLIRYGVSRLRESGVALGHGSDNAWDEAVYLVLHTLHLPLNTLDPFLDARVLPDERARVLDLLDRRVAERQPAAYLTREAWLCGHRFYVDERVIVPRSPIAELLDQGLAPWVEPESVRAVLDMCTGSGCLAILAALAFSDARVDAVDVSPDALEVARRNVADYGLQDRLTLHRSDLFDQLPAAAYDVIVCNPPYVNSASMAALPDEYRHEPALALAGGADGMDLVRRILAAAPRYLAPQGVLVLEIGHERPHFEAAFPQLQPVWLDTEAASDQILLLAREQLA, encoded by the coding sequence ATGCCTACATCTTCCCGCCCCGAACTGCAGACGCTGCGCGACCTGATCCGCTATGGCGTGTCGCGCCTGCGCGAGTCCGGCGTCGCGCTGGGCCACGGCAGCGACAACGCCTGGGACGAGGCCGTGTACCTGGTGCTGCACACGCTCCACCTGCCGCTGAACACGCTCGACCCCTTCCTGGATGCCCGCGTCCTGCCCGACGAGCGCGCGCGCGTGCTCGACCTGCTGGACCGGCGCGTGGCCGAGCGGCAGCCTGCCGCCTACCTGACCCGCGAAGCGTGGCTGTGCGGCCATCGCTTCTACGTCGATGAGCGCGTCATCGTGCCGCGCTCGCCCATCGCCGAACTGCTCGACCAGGGCCTGGCGCCCTGGGTCGAGCCCGAATCGGTGCGGGCGGTGCTGGACATGTGCACGGGCTCGGGCTGCCTCGCCATCCTGGCAGCCCTGGCATTTTCCGATGCCCGGGTGGATGCGGTCGATGTATCGCCCGATGCGCTGGAGGTGGCGCGGCGCAACGTGGCCGACTACGGCCTGCAGGACCGGCTGACGCTGCACCGCAGCGACCTGTTCGACCAACTGCCGGCGGCCGCCTACGATGTCATCGTCTGCAATCCCCCCTACGTGAACAGCGCCTCGATGGCCGCCCTGCCCGACGAATACCGCCACGAGCCCGCCCTGGCGCTGGCCGGCGGCGCCGACGGCATGGACCTGGTGCGACGCATCCTGGCAGCCGCGCCCCGCTACCTGGCGCCCCAGGGCGTGCTGGTGCTGGAAATCGGCCATGAGCGCCCACACTTCGAGGCGGCCTTCCCGCAATTGCAGCCCGTGTGGCTGGACACCGAGGCCGCCAGCGACCAGATCCTGCTGCTGGCCCGCGAGCAATTGGCCTAG
- a CDS encoding ABC-F family ATP-binding cassette domain-containing protein, whose product MIRASGLTLRRGTKVLLDGADFVVHPGERVGIVGKNGAGKSSLFALLTGALDLDAGNIDLPAGWRIASVQQELAADAQPAREFVIDGDTHLRHLQAQRAALRDDQGTQIAEAESALVEAGAWSAASRAEQLLAGLGFKPHEWMQPVASFSGGWRMRLALARALMAPSDLLLLDEPTNHLDLDAMLWLEKWLAAYSGTVLLISHDTEFLDAVARAILHFDHGKLVRYRGGYQDFLTQRAERLRQTNLAHERQAREAARLQGFIDRFKAKASKAKQAQSRVKALARMEALAPLHAEAGIDIRIPSPDHMPDPLLALEHLSAGYTDAAGQAVPILRDVTLMVRAGSRIGVLGANGAGKSTLIKTLAEELPVQAGERRASRGLAIGYFHQHQLDMLDLDATPLAHLARLAPDTREQELRNYLGGFGFSGDAATGLVGPMSGGEKARLALALIVWQKPNLLLLDEPSNHLDVETREALAAALAEFSGSMLLVSHDRHLLRTTVDSFWIVADGAVREFDGDLEDYRDWLAARNAEEKAADAAAREPAGATETVNRKAQRRLEAEQRQRLATLRKPLEAELAKVEAGMEKTRAALQKLDDIIADADLYSDARRAERQQVMAEHGELGKHMQLLEERWLELQEALEDIQ is encoded by the coding sequence GTGATACGTGCTTCTGGATTGACCCTGCGCCGCGGCACCAAGGTGCTGCTCGACGGCGCGGACTTCGTCGTGCATCCCGGCGAGCGCGTCGGCATCGTCGGCAAGAACGGCGCCGGCAAGTCGTCGCTGTTCGCGCTGCTGACCGGCGCGCTGGACCTCGACGCCGGCAATATCGACCTGCCGGCCGGCTGGCGCATTGCCAGCGTGCAGCAGGAACTGGCTGCCGACGCCCAACCCGCGCGCGAGTTCGTGATTGACGGCGACACCCACTTGCGGCACCTGCAGGCCCAGCGCGCGGCCCTGCGCGACGACCAGGGCACGCAGATCGCCGAAGCCGAATCGGCCCTGGTCGAGGCCGGCGCCTGGAGCGCCGCGTCGCGCGCCGAACAATTGCTGGCTGGCCTGGGCTTCAAGCCGCACGAGTGGATGCAGCCGGTGGCCAGCTTCTCGGGCGGCTGGCGCATGCGCCTGGCGCTGGCCCGCGCGCTGATGGCGCCGTCCGATCTGCTGCTGCTCGACGAGCCCACCAACCACCTCGACCTGGATGCGATGCTGTGGCTGGAAAAATGGCTGGCTGCCTATTCCGGCACGGTGCTGCTGATTTCGCATGACACCGAGTTCCTGGATGCCGTGGCGCGGGCGATCCTGCATTTCGACCATGGCAAGCTGGTGCGCTATCGCGGCGGCTACCAGGACTTCCTGACGCAGCGCGCCGAGCGCCTGCGCCAGACCAACCTGGCGCACGAGCGGCAGGCGCGCGAGGCGGCGCGCCTGCAGGGCTTCATCGATCGCTTCAAGGCCAAGGCCAGCAAGGCCAAGCAGGCGCAAAGCCGTGTGAAGGCCCTGGCGCGCATGGAGGCCCTGGCGCCGCTGCATGCGGAAGCCGGCATCGACATCCGCATCCCGTCGCCCGATCACATGCCCGACCCGCTGCTGGCGCTGGAGCACCTGTCGGCCGGCTACACCGACGCGGCAGGCCAGGCCGTGCCTATCTTGCGCGACGTGACGCTGATGGTGCGCGCCGGCAGCCGCATCGGCGTGCTGGGCGCCAACGGCGCCGGCAAGAGCACGTTGATCAAGACACTGGCCGAGGAGCTGCCGGTGCAGGCTGGGGAACGACGCGCGTCGCGCGGACTGGCCATTGGCTACTTCCACCAGCACCAGCTCGACATGCTGGACCTGGATGCGACGCCCCTGGCCCACTTGGCCAGGCTGGCGCCCGACACGCGCGAACAGGAGCTGCGTAACTACCTGGGCGGCTTCGGCTTTTCAGGCGATGCCGCCACCGGCTTGGTGGGGCCGATGTCGGGCGGAGAAAAAGCCCGCCTGGCGCTGGCGCTGATCGTGTGGCAAAAACCCAATCTGTTGCTGCTGGACGAACCCAGCAACCACCTTGACGTCGAAACGCGCGAAGCGCTGGCCGCGGCCCTGGCTGAATTTTCCGGCAGCATGCTGCTGGTGTCGCACGACCGACACCTGCTGCGCACCACCGTCGACAGTTTCTGGATCGTGGCCGACGGCGCCGTGCGTGAATTCGACGGCGACCTGGAAGACTACCGGGACTGGCTGGCGGCGCGCAACGCCGAAGAAAAGGCGGCCGACGCGGCCGCCCGGGAACCCGCTGGCGCGACCGAGACAGTGAACCGCAAGGCGCAGCGGCGGCTCGAAGCCGAACAGCGCCAGCGGCTGGCCACCCTGCGCAAACCGCTGGAAGCCGAACTGGCCAAGGTCGAGGCGGGCATGGAAAAAACCCGCGCCGCCCTGCAGAAGCTCGACGACATCATCGCCGATGCCGACCTGTATTCCGATGCGCGCCGCGCCGAACGCCAGCAGGTCATGGCCGAGCACGGCGAGCTCGGCAAACACATGCAGTTGCTGGAAGAACGCTGGCTGGAATTGCAGGAAGCGTTGGAAGACATTCAGTAG
- a CDS encoding LysR family transcriptional regulator, which translates to MNLKDVDLNLLVVFDELLKQGSVSGAAASLGVSQPGVSNALNRLRRLLGDELFLRTSRGMVPTPYADALAEPLAGALDAIRDTLNARAAFDPASSRRAFVIGVSDVGETYFLPRLMRRLGQLAPGVTIRTARTTSLDVKDEMERGRIDLAMGFLPALKSGFFQRRLFRQPYVCLFRRGHPLAGGAVSLRQFRAAEHVAILAEGTGHGVVDEIMQRAAVARRIRLTVPHFMAVGPVLQSTDMIAVVPLRFADCVCEPFGLVAAACPVKIPESVINVFWHARNHREAANQWLRQNIVEVFGE; encoded by the coding sequence ATGAACCTGAAAGACGTCGACTTGAACCTGCTGGTCGTGTTCGACGAATTGCTCAAGCAAGGCAGTGTGTCGGGCGCCGCGGCCAGCCTGGGCGTATCGCAGCCCGGCGTCAGCAACGCGCTGAACCGGCTGCGCCGCCTGCTGGGCGACGAACTGTTCCTGCGCACGTCGCGCGGCATGGTGCCCACGCCTTATGCCGACGCTCTGGCCGAGCCGCTCGCAGGGGCGCTCGACGCCATTCGCGATACGCTCAATGCGCGCGCCGCCTTCGATCCGGCCAGTAGCCGGCGCGCTTTTGTCATCGGTGTCAGCGATGTGGGCGAGACCTATTTTCTGCCGCGCCTGATGCGCCGCCTGGGCCAACTGGCCCCTGGCGTCACCATCCGCACGGCCCGCACCACCTCACTGGACGTGAAAGATGAAATGGAGCGCGGCCGCATCGACCTGGCCATGGGCTTTCTGCCTGCGCTCAAGAGCGGCTTCTTCCAGCGCCGCCTGTTCCGCCAGCCCTACGTATGCCTGTTCCGGCGCGGACATCCGCTGGCGGGCGGCGCCGTGTCGCTGCGCCAGTTCCGCGCGGCCGAGCACGTGGCCATTCTGGCCGAAGGCACGGGTCACGGCGTGGTGGACGAGATCATGCAGCGCGCCGCGGTGGCCCGCCGCATACGGCTGACGGTCCCGCATTTCATGGCCGTGGGGCCGGTGCTGCAAAGCACCGACATGATCGCCGTGGTGCCGCTGCGGTTCGCCGATTGTGTGTGCGAGCCGTTCGGCCTGGTGGCCGCGGCCTGCCCGGTGAAGATTCCCGAGTCGGTAATCAATGTGTTCTGGCATGCCCGCAATCACCGCGAGGCCGCCAACCAGTGGCTGCGCCAGAACATTGTCGAGGTGTTCGGGGAATAG
- a CDS encoding aromatic ring-hydroxylating dioxygenase subunit alpha: MSPVTPPEARIAWPDNGSSRIPFGVYTDASLHAREMQRFFYQGHWNYVGLEAEIPRPGDFKRTSIGERSVILVRDADGAVRVLENLCAHRGVQFCRERAGHRSEFVCPYHQWNYDLQGRLIGVPLRRGVKQDGRVNGGMPPDFDPAEHGLNQLAVACRHGVVFASFDHQVEPLEDFLGADILHYFDRVFDGRELVVHGYSRQRIAGNWKLMQENIKDPYHPGLLHTWFVTFGLWRADNRSQLKMDPHFRHAAMISTRGQGGMKGAVTQGVASFKEQMQLNDDRFLDIVPEPWWNGPTAVLMTLFPSLIIQQQVNSLSTRHIQPVGHDAFDFVWTHFGFADDTPEMTRRRLRQANLFGPAGFVSADDGEVIELSQAGFKQKPQHRALAELGGRTVENTEHMVTETLIRGMYAYWRRVMEA; encoded by the coding sequence ATGAGCCCCGTCACGCCGCCCGAGGCCCGCATCGCCTGGCCGGACAACGGCTCCAGCCGGATTCCGTTCGGCGTGTACACCGATGCGTCGCTGCACGCACGCGAAATGCAGCGTTTTTTCTACCAGGGGCACTGGAACTATGTGGGCCTAGAGGCCGAGATTCCGCGGCCCGGTGATTTCAAGCGCACCTCCATTGGCGAACGGTCGGTGATTCTGGTGCGCGACGCCGATGGCGCGGTGCGCGTGCTGGAGAACCTGTGCGCTCACCGGGGCGTGCAATTCTGCCGCGAGCGGGCCGGGCATCGCAGCGAATTCGTGTGCCCCTACCATCAATGGAACTATGACCTGCAAGGCCGCCTGATCGGCGTGCCGCTACGACGCGGCGTCAAGCAGGACGGGCGCGTCAACGGCGGCATGCCGCCGGATTTCGACCCGGCCGAACACGGCCTGAACCAGCTGGCGGTGGCCTGCCGGCATGGTGTGGTGTTTGCGTCGTTCGACCACCAGGTCGAGCCGCTGGAGGATTTCCTGGGCGCCGACATCCTGCATTACTTCGACCGCGTGTTCGACGGGCGCGAGCTGGTGGTGCACGGCTACAGCCGCCAGCGCATCGCCGGCAACTGGAAGCTGATGCAGGAGAACATCAAAGACCCCTACCATCCCGGCCTGCTGCACACCTGGTTCGTCACGTTCGGCCTGTGGCGCGCCGACAACCGCTCGCAATTGAAAATGGACCCGCACTTTCGACACGCCGCGATGATTTCCACGCGCGGCCAGGGCGGCATGAAAGGGGCGGTAACGCAAGGCGTGGCCAGCTTCAAAGAACAAATGCAGCTCAACGACGACCGCTTTCTGGATATCGTGCCCGAGCCCTGGTGGAATGGCCCCACGGCGGTGCTGATGACGCTGTTTCCCAGCCTGATCATCCAGCAGCAGGTGAATTCGCTATCGACGCGCCACATCCAGCCGGTGGGGCACGACGCCTTCGATTTCGTCTGGACCCATTTCGGCTTTGCCGACGACACACCCGAAATGACGCGCCGCCGATTGCGCCAGGCCAATCTGTTCGGGCCGGCCGGCTTCGTGTCGGCCGACGACGGCGAAGTCATCGAACTGTCGCAGGCGGGGTTCAAACAGAAGCCGCAGCACCGCGCGCTGGCCGAACTGGGCGGGCGCACGGTGGAAAACACCGAACACATGGTGACCGAGACGCTGATACGCGGCATGTACGCGTACTGGCGGCGCGTCATGGAGGCCTGA
- a CDS encoding aromatic-ring-hydroxylating dioxygenase subunit beta: MVDFQTYQALLRLYTDYAAALDAGQWQQWPGFFTDECVYRIVPRENHERGFPLATLAFESKAMLLDRVYAISETIFHDPYYQRHVIGAPRILSADNEHIEAEASYAVFRTKPSQPTTVFNVGRYLDIIRRTPQGLKFASRQCIFDSELIPNSLIYPL, translated from the coding sequence ATGGTGGATTTTCAGACTTACCAGGCGCTATTGCGCCTTTACACCGACTACGCGGCCGCGCTGGACGCCGGGCAATGGCAGCAATGGCCCGGGTTCTTCACCGACGAGTGCGTCTACCGCATCGTGCCGCGCGAAAACCACGAGCGCGGCTTTCCCCTGGCCACCCTGGCATTTGAAAGCAAGGCGATGCTGCTCGACCGGGTGTACGCCATCAGCGAGACCATTTTCCACGACCCGTACTACCAGCGCCATGTGATCGGCGCCCCCAGAATCCTGTCGGCCGACAATGAGCACATCGAAGCCGAGGCCAGCTACGCAGTGTTTCGCACCAAGCCCAGCCAACCCACCACGGTGTTCAATGTGGGGCGCTATCTGGACATCATCCGGCGCACGCCGCAGGGCCTGAAATTCGCGTCGCGGCAATGCATCTTCGACAGCGAACTGATCCCCAACTCATTGATTTATCCGCTCTAG
- a CDS encoding non-heme iron oxygenase ferredoxin subunit, with product MPDATALPTATACWTEAVPHSELAPDDVTPCETAGRELALYAVGDAVYATDNLCTHGLARLCDGFLEGHEIECPLHQGRFDVRTGKALCAPLKQDIRSYPVKIENGMVYVLL from the coding sequence ATGCCGGACGCGACCGCCCTGCCCACCGCCACCGCCTGTTGGACCGAAGCCGTACCGCACAGCGAACTGGCCCCCGACGATGTTACGCCCTGCGAAACCGCGGGCCGCGAGCTTGCCCTGTATGCCGTGGGCGATGCCGTTTACGCCACCGACAACCTCTGTACCCACGGCCTGGCGCGCCTGTGCGACGGGTTTCTGGAAGGCCATGAAATCGAATGCCCGCTGCATCAGGGGCGTTTCGACGTGCGCACCGGCAAGGCTCTGTGCGCGCCGCTGAAGCAGGATATACGCAGCTACCCGGTGAAGATCGAGAACGGCATGGTCTACGTGCTGCTGTAG
- a CDS encoding chorismate mutase — protein sequence MTIMSAGDATQSELAALRAEIDEIDQQIMLLLGVRFRCTDMIGELKQASGLDPADPERAAQQLERIRHLAIDAGVPPDLAATILRAIIDTVVDHQRQQRERPYS from the coding sequence ATGACCATCATGAGCGCTGGCGATGCAACTCAATCCGAACTGGCTGCGCTGCGCGCCGAAATCGACGAAATCGACCAGCAGATCATGCTGCTGCTCGGCGTGCGCTTTCGTTGCACCGACATGATCGGCGAATTGAAGCAGGCAAGCGGCCTGGACCCGGCCGACCCCGAACGGGCCGCGCAGCAGCTCGAGCGCATCCGCCACCTGGCCATCGACGCCGGCGTGCCCCCCGACCTGGCGGCCACGATTCTGCGTGCCATCATCGACACGGTGGTCGATCACCAGCGCCAGCAGCGCGAACGCCCTTATTCCTGA